The genomic interval CAAATGGGAAAGTATTATCCTGCAATCCGCTGACACCAAAAAAAGGACTGACATTCCCCAGATTTCGAATACTCGTATTGCTTCCATAAACTTTGGGAAGATAATTTAGTCCCAGGTAAGCAGCAAATGCTGAAGGCTTGTTAACTGCAAACCAAAATGCTCCGGTTCCGCCATTAGAGTGTCCTGTAATATAAACCTTATTATCATTTATATTATAGAGCGACTTTATAAAGATAACTTCCCTAAGGATTGTTTCAAAGGCTTGTTGCTGATAGATCCAACCAAAATCTTTTTTTCCAAATGGATAGATTATAATAGCATTTTGCTCTTTTACCTTGTCCATAATCTTAATTTCCTGACCGTTCTCTACCCATGCAGGATTGCCAAAAGCAAGTCTTCCGACCACAGCTCCATGGAGATAGACATAAAGTGGCGTTTTCTGATCCCGGCGATAGTTTTTAGGGATGTAGACTAAAAATGGAACAGTCAGCGTATCATTTACTTTAATATTGTATTGCGTCCAAAAATCGGTTTTACTTATTGAAGGGTAAGCAACTGAGCCTTTGATTTTGCTGATTAATTGTCCAGCATTTAAATTTACAGCCTGTTTGTTCCAATACATATCCTCACTTACTAAATTCCGGTTCACCCTGCCCATGGTATCCTGAAGCGCAGCAGTAATTTTCCTAATAGAAACTTCTGCTGAATCTCTCTTGTATTTAAGTACGGTGATATAGTTCTTCCATTCTTTCAGGCCTCTTAAATGTATATGCAAAGTATCATTAACAAATTTCTCATAACTTGGAAAACCATAAAAACCGGTGTAATCATAAGCTATTTCTCCGGATTTTTTTATGTAATAGGCTGCATTTGCCATATTATTGACATAAGAGGAAGCCACGGCTGCCTGATAAGTATCATAGTTGCTCTGATCATTTTTTTGAACCAGATAATAGGTATCATAAAAGTAAGCAGCTTTTTTAAAATCTCGCTTTTGATAATATACATTTGCTGAATCAAAAAGGTTTACAATTTTTTCCTGTGCTGATAATTGTGAAATTGCAAAGCATAGCATAAATGCCAAGTATAGAGGGATCTTTTTTATCGTATTAGATTTCATATTCAAAGAAACTATATTTTAATAGTTCAGAATTGTAGATTTCGGACAAAAAAATAACAATACTATTCTATTCCTGGTTAATAAAAAAGGCATCTGATATTATCTCAGATGCCTTTTGTGGAGATTGGGAGGGTTTAAATAAATCCTTTGTACGGCTTTTGATGCTGGTTAGGGCAGTTAATGAGGAAAATGTTTTAGTAAAAAAGTATTGAAAATGGAAGTACATTTTGATCTCTTTTCAGAGGCAAAGGAGATTTTATCGACCCTTATTTGTTTAAAATTATAGAATACTTAAATTTCATGTAAAGAGTTTATACATGAGAAGCTTATCATGTATAAAATATCCAGAAGTCTTTACATGATACAAGTTTGAGCCTGTACCAGATGTGATAAACCATACGATACTGTGGTGAAAACCAGTAAAATGTAGCTATGAACGTGCTGCATTTGTTCTGATTTCAGAATCATAAGTTTTAATATATGACAAATCCCCTTCGTTTCCTATATTTGAATAATCAAAATTCACAGATGGCGTCAAATAATAATCATTTTTCACAAAAAATAACTGTTTTTCATGAAAGAACCGCTCCTGAAGAGGGATCGATAGTCGGTTATGCCGCTTTGATTGGTTTCTTTAA from Pedobacter sp. WC2423 carries:
- a CDS encoding alpha/beta hydrolase-fold protein, with the protein product MLCFAISQLSAQEKIVNLFDSANVYYQKRDFKKAAYFYDTYYLVQKNDQSNYDTYQAAVASSYVNNMANAAYYIKKSGEIAYDYTGFYGFPSYEKFVNDTLHIHLRGLKEWKNYITVLKYKRDSAEVSIRKITAALQDTMGRVNRNLVSEDMYWNKQAVNLNAGQLISKIKGSVAYPSISKTDFWTQYNIKVNDTLTVPFLVYIPKNYRRDQKTPLYVYLHGAVVGRLAFGNPAWVENGQEIKIMDKVKEQNAIIIYPFGKKDFGWIYQQQAFETILREVIFIKSLYNINDNKVYITGHSNGGTGAFWFAVNKPSAFAAYLGLNYLPKVYGSNTSIRNLGNVSPFFGVSGLQDNTFPFELVNQIYQYSVSKGANWKNYAKNGNHGLAIFQRDAINFIFDTLKNITRNPFPNKLQWETDDIRNGRISWLEITGLDTTAKKADWHIPLNPVLAQKGTELADFNKNKSGVILAAVEGNTIHIKSSRVKTIRLFISADMFDLNKPIKIIVNNKAILNTKICADKNIIIKEFLETRDRDFIVSNTIELKL